The following coding sequences lie in one Treponema socranskii subsp. buccale genomic window:
- a CDS encoding NADase-type glycan-binding domain-containing protein, whose amino-acid sequence MKKVLFIIFIVLMECNLFSQRNDISKNTITNYWTDIIHWKQGRSSVLIEETKNEKEYEWEMLDDDDLSTAWAEGVNGDGIGEWVIVFIDGDYQYLNYEDHIENLPMNLTLKINNGFCRTETLFKNNNRVKRANLAIYEVPLQVGQHRTEAIEEPIKSAEIDIFINDSMKTQYLEKKFNLVGTYTTGNVCLFLKLTILEVYPGEKYDDTCISELHATADVVKEKKPEVTKRKKSFFRKDKE is encoded by the coding sequence ATGAAAAAAGTATTATTTATAATTTTTATTGTTTTAATGGAGTGTAATCTTTTTTCTCAAAGAAATGATATTTCGAAAAATACTATTACAAACTATTGGACGGATATCATACATTGGAAGCAAGGGAGAAGTTCTGTTTTAATTGAAGAAACGAAAAATGAAAAAGAATATGAATGGGAAATGTTGGATGATGATGACCTTTCGACAGCTTGGGCTGAAGGGGTGAATGGAGATGGTATTGGAGAGTGGGTAATCGTTTTCATAGATGGTGATTATCAATATTTAAATTATGAAGACCATATAGAGAATTTACCAATGAATCTTACCTTGAAAATAAATAATGGATTTTGCAGGACGGAAACATTATTTAAAAATAATAATAGAGTAAAAAGAGCAAATCTAGCTATATATGAAGTACCTTTACAAGTTGGACAACATAGAACAGAGGCTATAGAAGAACCAATAAAGAGTGCTGAAATTGATATTTTTATTAATGATTCAATGAAGACACAATATTTAGAAAAAAAATTTAATTTAGTGGGAACTTATACAACAGGCAATGTATGTTTATTCCTAAAACTAACGATTTTAGAAGTCTACCCCGGAGAAAAATATGATGATACTTGTATAAGTGAACTGCATGCAACCGCGGATGTTGTTAAAGAAAAGAAACCTGAAGTTACAAAGCGGAAGAAAAGTTTTTTTCGTAAGGACAAGGAATAA
- a CDS encoding IS110 family transposase gives MTVYIGVDLHKTQFTVHVRVGDRIESLSEIKQYPTTAAGYTKFLKRIAGYKAVDFTVKIGVESTGNTRFFKNQVEKAGAEVTVINTLKFKVINESTKKTDKHDASTISWFLSKDMLPESHICSKETENLRRLFKSRERLVRSIVGQKNEVHALLVSMGLDDELRSLQSKKGRQKVPDTLLSHSDLVLEAQSVKLIFQIIEQMIESVKIIEKHLSELTEDDAMVNRLMTIRGCGKITAWIIRAYTEDIGRFANAKKYAAFCGLVPWVQDSNESVRHGKITKRGPQELRTAYVQLVLGIRRCKDTWGWRIMQRLDYMKKNKGSGKSIVAAARKMAEIVWALLTEGQDFDSKKMMGTYKPLTLTEQALAAMN, from the coding sequence ATGACAGTTTACATTGGCGTTGATTTACACAAGACACAGTTTACCGTGCATGTGAGAGTTGGGGACAGAATTGAAAGTTTGTCTGAAATCAAGCAGTACCCGACTACAGCAGCCGGTTATACGAAGTTTCTTAAAAGGATTGCCGGGTACAAAGCGGTGGACTTTACAGTGAAAATCGGAGTTGAATCAACCGGAAACACAAGATTCTTTAAGAATCAGGTTGAGAAAGCCGGAGCGGAAGTGACGGTAATCAATACATTGAAGTTTAAGGTAATCAACGAATCGACGAAGAAAACCGACAAGCATGACGCTTCGACAATTTCATGGTTTCTTTCAAAGGATATGCTTCCGGAAAGCCATATCTGCAGCAAGGAAACGGAGAACCTGAGAAGGTTATTCAAATCGCGGGAAAGACTTGTTCGTTCAATTGTGGGACAAAAGAATGAGGTTCATGCGCTTCTGGTAAGCATGGGGCTTGATGATGAGCTGAGAAGCTTACAAAGTAAAAAAGGGCGCCAGAAAGTTCCGGACACCCTGTTGTCGCATAGCGACCTCGTGCTCGAAGCACAATCAGTAAAACTGATATTTCAAATCATAGAGCAGATGATAGAATCAGTCAAGATAATTGAAAAGCATTTAAGCGAATTAACAGAAGATGATGCAATGGTCAATCGTCTTATGACAATCCGAGGCTGCGGAAAAATCACGGCATGGATAATCAGGGCGTACACCGAAGATATAGGCAGGTTCGCGAATGCAAAGAAATATGCGGCCTTTTGTGGACTTGTTCCGTGGGTACAGGATTCAAACGAGAGTGTTCGTCACGGAAAGATTACGAAGCGAGGACCACAGGAATTGAGGACGGCATATGTTCAGTTGGTGTTGGGAATTCGGCGATGCAAAGATACTTGGGGATGGAGAATCATGCAACGACTGGATTATATGAAAAAGAATAAAGGCAGCGGCAAATCGATTGTTGCAGCTGCAAGGAAGATGGCGGAAATCGTGTGGGCGTTGCTCACAGAAGGACAGGACTTTGATTCAAAAAAGATGATGGGCACATATAAGCCTCTGACTCTTACCGAACAAGCCCTTGCTGCCATGAATTAA
- a CDS encoding NADase-type glycan-binding domain-containing protein, translating into MKKKACIIIYLQLCSLFFYAQSQKELKQIANSYYETLSQYSNEVWKSGRSSVLIETGYDKTHYEIFNIFDDDITTAWVEGASNDGVGEYFFAPVKLYGFETNYFYNRKIKNQEIELEININNGFCKSKTTYNNNNRVKKARIYVYDIPLIDAQIGTYVKDDTVPLEIGVYEINLEDTMTLQTFFHKVTLKNTSKEGHVGLFLKFEILEVYKGEKYSDTCISEFAAYATLSN; encoded by the coding sequence ATGAAAAAAAAAGCTTGTATTATTATCTATCTGCAGTTATGCTCATTATTTTTTTATGCACAAAGTCAAAAAGAACTCAAACAGATTGCTAATTCTTATTATGAGACGCTGTCACAGTATTCTAATGAAGTTTGGAAAAGCGGGCGCAGTTCCGTTTTAATTGAAACCGGTTATGACAAAACACATTATGAAATTTTCAATATCTTTGATGACGATATAACGACAGCATGGGTTGAAGGAGCTTCCAATGACGGCGTTGGAGAGTATTTTTTTGCTCCTGTAAAACTTTATGGATTTGAAACGAATTATTTTTATAATAGGAAAATTAAGAATCAAGAAATCGAATTGGAAATAAATATTAATAACGGATTTTGTAAATCCAAAACAACATATAACAATAATAACAGAGTCAAAAAAGCACGCATATATGTATATGACATACCATTAATAGATGCTCAAATAGGTACTTATGTAAAAGACGATACAGTTCCTTTAGAAATCGGTGTTTATGAAATAAACCTTGAAGATACAATGACACTGCAAACATTTTTTCATAAAGTTACTTTAAAGAATACTTCGAAAGAAGGACATGTCGGTCTTTTTTTAAAATTTGAAATTCTTGAAGTATATAAAGGTGAAAAATATTCTGATACCTGCATAAGTGAATTTGCTGCATATGCGACACTGTCAAATTAA
- a CDS encoding NADase-type glycan-binding domain-containing protein gives MKIKYFLIAFIFTCSFSYSQNPDMSKDIVNGYFRSFQRTIEQEWLQGRSSVLIENNNKTLYEYHNIQDNDLSTAWVEGVDGSGINEWVIIPIDLNGYYFSYSDGNQKKKLNISLKINNGFCKNDKTYFSNNRIKKSRIDIYEVSILEFEDQRGTQAIDSPINISKNEFIFADNSEEQLFDIPIELSGNFINDGHVCLFLKLTILEVYPGEKYNDTCISELHATADVIKEKKPEVTKRKKSFFRKDKK, from the coding sequence ATGAAAATCAAATATTTTTTAATTGCTTTTATTTTTACATGTTCCTTTTCATATTCTCAGAACCCGGACATGTCTAAAGATATTGTCAATGGATATTTTCGATCTTTTCAAAGAACAATAGAACAAGAGTGGTTACAAGGTAGAAGTTCTGTTTTAATTGAGAATAATAATAAGACACTTTATGAATACCATAATATACAGGATAATGATTTATCTACGGCATGGGTTGAAGGTGTGGACGGCTCAGGAATAAACGAATGGGTTATTATCCCAATAGATTTGAACGGTTATTATTTTTCATATTCAGATGGTAATCAAAAAAAGAAATTGAATATCTCGTTAAAAATAAACAATGGGTTTTGTAAAAATGATAAAACTTATTTTTCAAATAATCGAATAAAAAAAAGTAGAATAGATATTTATGAAGTATCGATTTTAGAATTTGAAGATCAACGTGGTACGCAAGCGATAGATAGCCCAATAAATATTAGTAAAAATGAGTTTATATTTGCGGACAATTCAGAAGAACAATTATTTGATATACCGATAGAATTATCCGGCAACTTTATTAATGACGGTCATGTATGTTTATTCCTAAAACTAACGATTCTAGAAGTCTATCCCGGAGAAAAATATAATGATACTTGTATAAGTGAACTGCATGCAACCGCGGATGTTATTAAAGAAAAGAAACCTGAAGTTACAAAGCGGAAGAAAAGTTTTTTTCGTAAAGACAAAAAATAA
- the fic gene encoding protein adenylyltransferase Fic — MSTNKISIRFFNDQEVRAVWDEENSKWWFSVLDIVGVLNEQSEYEKNRNYWKYLKAKLKKENPELVSAATQLKLTAADGKKYKSDVMDYNQVIELAQSFPNNKSAPFIQWFTYSDETIDGKSKTKAYALFESSLFDSIEFGTVNGLKQIHAYLFGGLYEFAGKIRTVDISKGGFKFAAAEFLPQTLHGIEKMSDSTFEQISDKYIEMNIAHPFREGNGRTTRIWLDLMLKRALKRCVDWSKINKKDYLEAMAESITDSSKIKSLLQNALTDKIADREIFMKGIDYSYYYEEAE; from the coding sequence GTGAGCACAAATAAAATATCGATTCGCTTTTTCAATGATCAGGAAGTGCGTGCCGTCTGGGATGAAGAGAATTCCAAATGGTGGTTCAGCGTACTTGATATTGTCGGAGTTTTAAATGAACAGAGCGAATATGAAAAGAACCGTAACTACTGGAAATACCTCAAAGCAAAGCTGAAAAAAGAAAACCCTGAGTTGGTTAGTGCTGCTACCCAACTGAAATTGACCGCTGCCGATGGGAAAAAATATAAATCGGATGTTATGGACTATAATCAAGTAATAGAGCTTGCACAAAGTTTTCCCAATAACAAATCCGCCCCCTTCATTCAGTGGTTTACCTACAGCGATGAAACGATCGACGGCAAAAGCAAAACGAAAGCCTATGCCCTTTTTGAAAGCTCGCTTTTCGACAGTATAGAATTCGGAACGGTAAACGGACTCAAGCAGATTCACGCATACCTGTTCGGCGGTCTTTACGAATTTGCAGGAAAAATACGGACAGTGGATATTTCAAAAGGCGGATTTAAATTTGCCGCTGCGGAATTTCTCCCGCAAACTTTGCACGGTATAGAAAAAATGAGCGATTCAACATTCGAACAGATTAGCGACAAATATATCGAAATGAATATCGCACACCCGTTTCGCGAAGGCAACGGAAGGACGACGAGGATATGGCTCGACTTGATGTTAAAACGCGCTCTAAAAAGATGTGTTGACTGGAGTAAAATCAACAAAAAAGACTATCTGGAAGCTATGGCTGAAAGTATAACCGATTCAAGCAAAATAAAGTCTTTATTGCAAAACGCTCTGACCGACAAAATCGCTGACAGGGAAATATTTATGAAAGGCATCGACTATTCATATTACTATGAAGAGGCGGAATAA
- a CDS encoding pseudouridine synthase family protein — MQRKSADMPIARIDVIREASADSPFLIIKKPRGTASAPLFEGEKNCAVTLAVSLFPELQKVKGKKPCEYGLIHRLDTQTSGLLLIAATDEAYAFFSEAQKKGDFIKTYRALCSDDEGNAVKLGGFPKPVSMRPLKAGDEFSASSYFRAYGRGRKSVRPVTEDSNAAALKKKGSALYTTHIKIAERTAEGIIAQCSIAKGFRHQVRCHLAWNGLPVVGDELYNAGFGGEALEFECVALDFTNPVTGERVRVGTDFFRPNVESCE; from the coding sequence ATGCAAAGAAAAAGCGCTGACATGCCGATTGCACGGATCGACGTGATCCGCGAAGCGTCTGCCGATTCGCCTTTTTTAATAATCAAAAAACCGCGCGGCACGGCATCCGCTCCGCTTTTCGAAGGAGAAAAAAACTGCGCCGTAACGCTTGCGGTATCCCTCTTTCCCGAACTGCAAAAGGTCAAAGGCAAAAAGCCGTGCGAATACGGTTTGATTCATCGGCTCGACACGCAGACATCGGGACTTTTGCTCATCGCGGCGACGGACGAAGCGTATGCGTTTTTTTCCGAAGCGCAAAAAAAGGGCGATTTTATAAAGACATACCGCGCGCTTTGCAGCGACGACGAGGGGAATGCGGTAAAGCTCGGCGGATTTCCGAAACCCGTTTCGATGCGTCCGTTGAAAGCGGGAGATGAGTTTTCCGCATCGTCTTATTTTCGCGCATACGGAAGGGGAAGAAAAAGCGTAAGACCCGTTACCGAAGATTCGAACGCGGCGGCATTGAAAAAAAAGGGAAGCGCGCTTTATACGACGCATATAAAAATCGCCGAGCGGACGGCGGAGGGCATCATCGCGCAGTGTTCGATCGCAAAGGGCTTTCGCCATCAAGTGCGCTGCCATCTTGCGTGGAACGGACTTCCCGTCGTCGGAGACGAACTGTATAACGCAGGCTTCGGAGGCGAAGCGCTCGAATTCGAATGCGTCGCCCTTGACTTTACAAATCCCGTGACGGGAGAGCGGGTGAGGGTAGGTACGGATTTTTTTAGGCCGAATGTCGAGAGTTGCGAATAA
- a CDS encoding RluA family pseudouridine synthase, translating into MPSFSVQVPADFQGSLRLDKYIASLPGGMNRSKLKSCAIEILVNGKEHKLSAAVKALDIIDVQWDDNVPDDITPENIALSVLYEDENVAVVDKAQGMVTHPAAGNWTGTLVNALLYRWGRSSISRIKDTPPSLAASSRRPGIVHRLDKDTSGLIITAKNRDAEEWLGQQFARRFVQKEYIAIVKGRPPALAGDIKTQIIRDPKNRKRFKAATQMEDGKSARTIYRCIASYGNYSLMRLRLKTGRTHQIRVHMKYIGCPILGDTVYGKKDDVFPEARLMLHAKKLTIRLPGKKKFSTFRSAVPDRFQTTLSFLKKNYPKEVPVWGKNHAKKKR; encoded by the coding sequence GTGCCGTCTTTCAGCGTACAAGTTCCCGCCGATTTCCAGGGCAGCCTCCGGCTCGACAAATACATCGCTTCTCTTCCCGGCGGCATGAACCGCTCGAAATTGAAATCCTGCGCGATCGAAATCCTCGTAAACGGAAAAGAGCACAAGCTTTCGGCCGCCGTAAAAGCGCTCGATATCATCGACGTGCAATGGGACGATAATGTTCCCGACGACATAACACCGGAAAACATCGCGCTCAGCGTGCTGTATGAAGACGAAAACGTCGCCGTCGTCGATAAAGCGCAGGGTATGGTAACGCACCCTGCGGCGGGCAATTGGACGGGTACGCTCGTAAACGCGCTTTTATACCGCTGGGGAAGATCTTCGATTTCCCGCATAAAAGATACGCCCCCGTCTCTCGCCGCGTCTTCGAGGAGGCCCGGCATCGTACATCGGCTCGACAAAGATACGTCGGGACTCATCATTACGGCAAAAAACAGGGACGCCGAAGAGTGGCTCGGACAGCAGTTCGCCCGCCGCTTCGTACAAAAAGAATACATCGCGATCGTAAAGGGAAGGCCGCCCGCTCTTGCAGGCGACATCAAAACGCAGATCATCCGCGATCCGAAAAACAGAAAGCGTTTTAAAGCCGCAACGCAGATGGAAGACGGAAAGAGTGCGCGGACGATTTACCGCTGCATCGCCTCTTACGGAAACTATTCGCTTATGCGCCTTCGTCTCAAAACGGGGCGCACGCATCAAATACGAGTGCACATGAAATACATCGGCTGTCCGATTTTGGGAGATACGGTTTACGGAAAAAAAGACGATGTTTTTCCCGAAGCTCGCCTCATGCTCCACGCGAAAAAATTGACGATACGCTTGCCGGGTAAAAAAAAGTTTTCGACGTTTCGATCGGCCGTTCCCGATCGCTTTCAAACGACGCTTTCTTTTCTTAAAAAAAACTATCCGAAAGAAGTGCCCGTGTGGGGAAAAAATCATGCAAAGAAAAAGCGCTGA
- a CDS encoding YggS family pyridoxal phosphate-dependent enzyme, whose product MDTERIAENLKRVVESVRNAERKAGRKEGSVKLLAVSKFHPAEAVIAAIGAGQSAFGENRVQEAYEKFNKIYEDFPSTELHIIGTLQKNKAARAVRIASCIESIDRIGIIEELEKQCAKIDKSIDMLLEYHTGEASKAGFLSYELMYEALRYCAEGNAPHVVPKGFMTMAPFTDDEIAVRKSFVSLRDAAEKLQKEFPAFDLTTLSMGMSADYKIAIEEGSTEVRIGTAIFGERETAAL is encoded by the coding sequence ATGGATACGGAACGGATAGCGGAAAATCTCAAGCGAGTCGTCGAATCGGTGCGGAACGCCGAACGGAAAGCCGGAAGAAAAGAGGGAAGCGTAAAGCTCCTCGCCGTAAGCAAATTTCATCCGGCCGAAGCCGTCATTGCGGCGATCGGAGCGGGCCAGAGCGCATTCGGCGAAAACCGCGTTCAGGAAGCATACGAAAAATTTAATAAAATTTATGAAGACTTTCCGTCGACCGAACTGCACATCATCGGAACGCTGCAAAAAAACAAAGCCGCACGCGCGGTGCGGATCGCCTCTTGCATAGAATCGATCGACAGGATCGGCATTATCGAAGAACTCGAAAAACAGTGCGCGAAGATTGATAAATCGATCGATATGTTATTGGAATACCACACGGGCGAAGCGTCGAAAGCGGGCTTTCTTTCATACGAACTCATGTACGAAGCGCTTCGCTATTGTGCCGAAGGAAATGCGCCGCACGTCGTACCGAAGGGTTTTATGACGATGGCGCCTTTTACCGACGACGAAATTGCCGTGAGGAAGTCTTTCGTTTCGCTCCGCGATGCTGCGGAAAAGCTGCAAAAAGAATTTCCCGCCTTCGATCTTACAACGCTTTCGATGGGAATGTCGGCGGATTATAAAATCGCGATCGAAGAGGGTTCGACCGAAGTGCGCATCGGGACGGCGATTTTCGGAGAGCGGGAGACGGCGGCGTTATGA
- the rsmA gene encoding 16S rRNA (adenine(1518)-N(6)/adenine(1519)-N(6))-dimethyltransferase RsmA, which produces MTIPDYNSPAALKALLDANGFSMQKKFGQNFLVNAQARERIVRALEIERGMRVWEIGPGLGSMTKLLLDAGARVTAFEIDKGFIKLLSDFFKAEIEEGALRIVSGDAVKTWKSAYEDSGLPDRFFGNLPYSIAASLIADTIERGARFDKAVVTVQKEVADRMTAKEGGDERSSFSVLCQWAYDVKGLFDLASGNFWPKPHVASRAVVMTKKNDFPACENPSLFIKMQRALFSSRRKNIRNNLTAFTGSAERAERALTLAALDPSLRAEMLSLAELLRLSDALNSAILA; this is translated from the coding sequence ATGACCATTCCCGACTACAATTCACCGGCAGCTCTCAAAGCTCTCCTCGATGCGAACGGCTTTTCCATGCAAAAAAAATTCGGACAAAATTTTCTCGTAAACGCACAGGCTCGTGAGCGCATCGTCCGTGCTCTCGAAATAGAACGCGGTATGCGCGTATGGGAGATAGGGCCGGGGCTCGGCTCCATGACAAAGCTTTTGCTCGATGCGGGCGCCCGCGTTACGGCCTTCGAAATCGACAAGGGATTTATAAAACTGCTTTCGGATTTTTTTAAGGCGGAAATCGAAGAGGGTGCGCTGAGAATCGTTTCGGGCGATGCCGTAAAAACGTGGAAAAGCGCGTATGAGGATTCGGGACTGCCGGACAGATTTTTCGGTAATCTCCCGTATTCGATTGCGGCATCCCTCATCGCCGACACGATAGAGCGCGGCGCAAGATTCGACAAAGCGGTCGTTACGGTACAAAAGGAAGTCGCCGATCGGATGACGGCAAAAGAAGGAGGGGACGAGCGCTCGTCGTTTTCGGTACTGTGCCAGTGGGCGTACGACGTCAAAGGGCTTTTTGATTTGGCTTCCGGAAATTTTTGGCCGAAGCCGCACGTCGCCTCGCGCGCCGTTGTTATGACGAAAAAAAACGATTTTCCCGCGTGTGAAAATCCTTCGCTTTTTATAAAAATGCAGCGCGCTCTTTTTTCATCGCGCAGAAAAAATATCCGCAATAATTTAACGGCCTTTACCGGAAGCGCCGAAAGAGCCGAGCGTGCGCTTACACTCGCGGCTCTCGATCCGTCGCTCAGGGCTGAGATGCTGTCTCTTGCAGAACTTTTGCGGTTGTCCGATGCGCTCAATAGCGCTATACTTGCGTGA
- a CDS encoding ComEC/Rec2 family competence protein, with amino-acid sequence MVIGKRFYHPLFCAAIIASVLVYGRIVPVKDRHAFASLIPQNDIVSMYGTVVSNPVKSQKRGSYSAEFAPDFVVSKGGVKSSCRGRLTVYIDEKTVEAYFPGKLYSASNGKGAVLCESGARLFFSGRTGKNGAFFVSKTESAGWEKSFAGKLSHIRALSRLQFRRLMYAWGGAGGLLLALLSGSREYTDSAVSDAFRNAGLSHILALSGMHLSLVSGIAFFAGMRLFGKTKSYIFQFCAVSLFVWFAGFSPSLLRAFLCSVLLLLCSVCGIAGADTVLILCAAFFLHVVIAPAHILSAAFMLSYGALLGILLFSETLDVFLIRALGQKISAPLAASLGAQTLTAPVTLSLFGTFMPVGIVATPLVSPLVTVFIYAGIVCIALSLALPFFAPLAGAVMNAIYGLIKLLVLFFARAPYVHIA; translated from the coding sequence ATGGTGATCGGAAAAAGATTTTATCATCCTCTTTTTTGTGCAGCGATTATCGCATCCGTTTTGGTGTACGGCCGCATCGTCCCCGTCAAAGACCGTCACGCATTTGCTTCCCTCATTCCGCAGAACGATATCGTTTCGATGTACGGTACCGTCGTTTCAAATCCCGTAAAATCGCAAAAACGAGGCTCGTACTCGGCCGAATTTGCGCCCGACTTCGTCGTATCGAAGGGCGGCGTAAAAAGTTCATGCCGCGGACGCTTGACGGTATATATCGATGAAAAAACGGTCGAAGCGTATTTTCCGGGAAAACTCTATTCGGCTTCTAACGGAAAGGGTGCCGTCCTCTGCGAAAGCGGCGCGCGGCTTTTTTTTTCGGGACGGACGGGAAAAAACGGAGCTTTTTTCGTTTCGAAAACCGAAAGCGCAGGCTGGGAAAAATCCTTTGCCGGAAAGCTCTCGCATATCAGAGCGCTCTCCCGCCTTCAGTTCCGCCGTCTCATGTACGCGTGGGGCGGGGCGGGAGGGCTTTTGCTCGCCCTCCTTTCCGGTTCCCGCGAATACACCGACTCTGCGGTTTCGGACGCGTTTCGGAATGCCGGGCTTTCGCATATCCTTGCGCTTTCGGGTATGCACTTATCGCTCGTGTCGGGCATCGCGTTTTTTGCGGGTATGCGGCTTTTCGGAAAAACGAAATCGTATATTTTTCAATTCTGCGCCGTATCGCTTTTCGTATGGTTTGCAGGTTTTTCACCGTCTCTTTTGCGCGCGTTTTTATGCAGCGTGCTGCTCCTTTTGTGTTCCGTGTGCGGCATCGCAGGGGCGGATACGGTTTTGATTTTGTGTGCGGCTTTTTTTCTGCACGTCGTGATTGCACCCGCTCATATTTTGAGCGCGGCTTTTATGCTTTCGTACGGAGCGCTTTTAGGCATTTTGCTTTTTTCGGAAACGCTCGACGTTTTTTTGATCCGCGCTCTGGGGCAAAAAATATCCGCGCCTCTTGCCGCATCCCTCGGCGCACAGACGCTCACCGCTCCGGTGACGCTTTCGCTTTTCGGAACCTTTATGCCCGTCGGCATCGTCGCGACGCCGCTCGTTTCGCCTCTTGTAACCGTGTTCATCTATGCGGGCATCGTCTGCATTGCGCTTTCGCTCGCCCTGCCGTTTTTCGCGCCCCTCGCGGGAGCGGTGATGAACGCGATCTACGGACTTATAAAACTCCTCGTGCTTTTTTTCGCACGCGCCCCCTACGTGCACATCGCGTAA
- a CDS encoding flagellar brake protein yields MYILKILTVFAVFIIAVKLVLKYQKKIKFFATGFDSRFSFSEISLLWRTAVVCGLDDPLSLFWSMPSLSRCISEIKSGADRAGKTGDGGMQRLLSKLYSYRTHIESAASEKRGLSSTRAFESGLRLRIVLAGKGVFASKIVNNARELTVSIPMQNGQVSVEGKDWIGKSISVYLWRTGDARYIFDTTVIGNGVFFGKAVLYLKHTEKLLRTQKRRAVRTKCTIYASLFIIKDKVIDYNRVETQAGYRCLIEDISESGAMVRIGGKGVPNIQLKMQFTIEGKLIIMFGIVRTVEYNSSIDQSRLHFECVHIEPQMKNQILSFVYNIMSPEERKAYELFPADEDSETAVKYENFADGEDKTEADDIDDEKSEADDTGEEKSEADGEKFAFELSDTETPDMTDARIGDTLGNE; encoded by the coding sequence GTGTATATCCTGAAAATTCTCACCGTTTTTGCGGTTTTTATCATCGCTGTAAAACTCGTACTGAAATATCAAAAAAAGATTAAATTCTTTGCGACCGGTTTCGATTCCCGTTTTTCGTTTTCCGAAATAAGTCTTTTGTGGCGGACGGCCGTCGTATGCGGTCTTGATGATCCTCTTTCGCTTTTTTGGTCTATGCCCTCGCTTTCGCGTTGCATATCCGAAATCAAATCGGGAGCGGATCGCGCGGGCAAAACGGGAGACGGCGGTATGCAGCGCCTTCTTTCAAAACTCTACTCATACCGCACGCATATCGAATCCGCAGCGTCGGAAAAACGGGGGCTTTCGTCCACGAGGGCGTTCGAAAGCGGACTTCGATTGCGGATCGTGCTTGCGGGAAAAGGCGTATTCGCATCGAAAATCGTCAATAACGCACGGGAACTTACGGTAAGCATTCCGATGCAAAACGGACAGGTGAGCGTCGAAGGCAAAGATTGGATCGGAAAATCGATAAGCGTGTACTTGTGGCGGACGGGCGATGCCCGTTATATTTTCGACACGACGGTGATCGGAAACGGCGTATTTTTCGGCAAAGCGGTGCTCTACCTCAAGCACACGGAAAAACTTTTACGCACGCAAAAACGGCGCGCAGTCCGTACAAAGTGCACTATATACGCGAGCCTTTTTATTATCAAAGATAAAGTTATCGACTACAACAGAGTTGAAACGCAGGCGGGATACCGCTGCCTCATCGAAGACATATCCGAATCCGGCGCGATGGTGAGGATCGGCGGAAAAGGAGTGCCGAATATTCAGCTGAAAATGCAGTTTACCATCGAAGGAAAATTGATAATCATGTTCGGCATCGTCCGTACGGTCGAATACAACAGCAGCATCGATCAGTCGCGTCTCCATTTCGAATGTGTGCATATCGAACCGCAGATGAAAAACCAAATTTTGAGTTTCGTATATAATATCATGTCGCCCGAAGAGCGCAAAGCGTACGAACTTTTTCCGGCGGATGAAGATTCCGAAACCGCTGTGAAATACGAAAACTTTGCGGACGGCGAGGACAAGACGGAAGCGGACGATATCGATGATGAAAAATCGGAAGCGGACGATACCGGTGAGGAAAAATCGGAAGCGGACGGCGAAAAGTTTGCGTTTGAACTTTCGGATACGGAAACGCCCGATATGACGGATGCGCGTATCGGAGATACGCTCGGTAACGAATAA